The sequence CAAGGACCCCCTGCCCGGGAGCGTGGCGCTGACCGGGGGGCAGCAGCGTCGGGGTATTCTTCAAGGGGCCCAAGCCACTGCAGGTTGAATACACATACAGGATAAAGCCCGTCCTCAGGGGCGTTTACACCCTGCCCAGGAGCGAGGTGACCACAAGGAGTCCCCTCGGGACCCGCTATCTGTGGGGGCTCTACGGGGAGGAGCTGAGAATAAGGGCCGTTCCCAGGGTGCTGAGAGAGGTATCGGTGATTGAAACCCGGAGAAAGGCTAGAATAAGCGTCCCGGAGACGAGCTACTCCATAAGGGGACCCATCTCAACGGACTTCAAGGAGATAAGGAACTACCAGACGGGGGATCCGATGAAGCTCATAAACTGGAAGGCGACCGCGAGGATGGGGGAGGTGCTCGTCAACGAGTTCGAGAGGGAAGGAAAGAAGACCGTGCTCTTCATTGTGGACGCCCGGGAGGCGATGAAGATAGGAAAGGAGAGCGAGAGCCCCTACGAACACGCCATGAACCTCGTGGCCTCCATGGCCCACCGCTTCCTGAGACAGGATTACCACGTGGGGCTCTATCTGCTGGGAGCGGGAAAGTTCATCCCACCTGCCACAGGGCCCAGACAGCTCCACGAAATCGTTAGAACCATGATGAGCTTTGAAAGAGTCCAAACTGGGGAGGAAAGGCTTGACGACGCGGTGGAGAGGCTGAGGAGGATACTCATCCAGTACACCCCACTGGTGGTCTACGTCTCCAACATCCTGGAGGGAACGTGGGCCGAGACGAGGAGGGGAATGCTCGCCGTGAGGGCCATGGGGCGGGGCAGGACGAGGCCTATGGTGATAGACATCTCGGTCTATCCGACCCTCGACCCGGGGACCGGGACGCTGATGGAGATGGAGAAGAGGACGATAATGGAAGACCTGGAGAAAACCGGAGCCTACGTCATCCGCTGGCTGCCCGGCGAGGAGGAAACGGGCAGGATAGTAACCAGGCTTCTGGGGGAGATAAGATGAGCCTCACTGCCGCAAAATTCGCGGTTGTTCTTCCCGCGGCGGCTCTGACCGCGCTGGCGTATTCCAGCGTCGCCGGAGTGAGCGGCTACGCACTTCCCGCCGCGCTCGCGGCGATCCTGCTGGGGGTCTTTCTATCCAGCGGCTCCACCAGCAGGGCCATCTCCCTCTCGATGACCCTCTACGCGGTCCCGTACACGATCGGGGCGTCGCAGTTCCTGCCCGTGGCATTTCCAGAAGCCTACAGGAACCTGGGGGAGGCAATACTGGCCAGCCCGTACTTCTCATCGGCGATCCCGATATTCGCCCTCGTTGCCATGGGAATCACCGCGGACTACGTGGAGACCGCCGAGGAGTGGGAAAGCGTTCTTAATGAGCTGGGCGGGCAGGAAGTCGGAAAGAGAACGCTGCTCTACAGCCTTCTCTTCCTGCTGGCAGCATTCGTTCTCTCCCTGGCCGTCTTCTGGCTGGGCGGCCGCCTGGGAATCTCGGCGGCTGGCTCTCTGCTGCCGCTGATTCTCCTCACGGTGGGGCTGGTCGTCGCATACTCCTCCATCGAGAGCGGGAACCACAGGAGGGTGGTCGTTGCAGTGGAAACCCCCCCGTTCAACGGGAGCGTGGTTATCCAGACCCCAAAAAGGACGCTGGCCCTGCCGGTGAGCCGCTCCATGGGCTTCGAGTGGGAGACCGTGAGACTGGAGGCCGAAACGGGGGAGAGACCAAGGAGGGTCCTTCTCAGAACGGAGGAAAAAGAAGAAGCCCTAAGCCCCTTGATTGAAAGCGTCGATCAGGGGATCCTCTTTCTGCTCTACCGGGTGGAAAAAGAGAAGGTTAATATACACAGGCGCCGAAGAATTGGAGGGTGAGAGTAATGGGCAACAACCTTCCAAAGTCCGTTTTGAGACACCTGGAGCCGAATGAGGATGTTCTGTTCACCGTCCGCAAGAAGATAAGCGTGGAGAAGCCGAAGTGGCTCATCATCACGAACAGGAGGATAATCTACCTCGACGAGAAGATACTCGGGAGGTACGAGATAAAGGCCATACCGTATCAGAAGCTCGAGGAAGTCACCGTTGAGCTGGGAGTCATATCCTCCGAGTTCCTCATAAAGGGCGAGGAGAACATAAGGCTCAAGCTCGGCTGGATGAACAAGGAGCAGGCGAGGAATACAATAAACGCCATAAAGGACGCCCTGAACGCGATAGCCGTCGAGCCCGTGACGATAGAGGTCAAGAAGGGCCTGACCCACGAAACGTGGGTTCTGAAGAAACCCAAGGAGTTCGTGAGCAGGGTCGTCTCGGCGGGAACCACCATCCAGCACCATCCTGCGACTGCTGAGAAAGATGACCCCCTGGAGAAGCTGAAGAAGCTCAAGGAGCTCTACGACATGGGCGTTATAAGCGCCGAAGAGTACGAAGAAAAGAGAAAGAAGCTTCTCGAGCAGATTTAACCGTTCTGGTTATCCGCTACTTTCGGCTAAAGCGTGAACATCGTAGCGGATAACCTTCCAGCCGCCCATCTTCATTGGCTGGCTTTCGGAGGGAACGGTTACCCCCCACATCTTCAGGCAAAGCCAGTCCCCATTCGGGCTTACAAACCCCACATACCTGGGACTTCCCATCACCACAAAATCAAGCACAAAACAATATAAAAATTTTGGAAAACAAAAATCAGCAAACACTCCGTTTGTTGCCATCTACGAAACAGCCCTTTTCTTCCAGATTATCAGAGCCGCCCCGAGCAGGAGAAGGGCGGCGAGGAGGTAGGGGAGAGGGCTCTCTCCAATTGGCCTGTGGACTATCGTCGTTGTTGGCATCGCTGGAGCCGTTTCGGTTTCAACGATGGGAGGCTCATCCCTTAGAACCACAACCATGGAGTTCACGAAGCCGTAGAGGGTCACGTTGAGCGGTTCAAGCTCCCCCAGGAAGAGCCCCTGTAGAGCTCCACAGAGAAGGCTGTTCCGTTGGGGAGCGGAGCGACGGTGAAGTAGTAGCCTGTCGAGGACTTGAGCAGAGGCCTCGGCTCCGCCAGCTCCGATAGGTTACCCTTAATCCAGAGGCCGCCCGTGAGGTTGGTGGCGTTGATGGCTATAAGCGCTGGAACATCGTTCCCCGAATAGTAGCGCAGCTTTGCCGGTTCACTGGCCTTTCCCCCGGTTTCGACCACGACGTCGAGCCAGGCCTTTTGAGCCTTCACCTCCGGAACCTCCACAAGTATCTCGGTTGAATTCCACGAGAGAACCCTCGCCTCAACGCCACCGATGATGACCCTTCCCGAGGAGCCGAAGCCCGCACCTCCAATGAGGATTCTCTGACCGGGCTCTGCGGTGTAGGGAGTTACCGAGCCGATGAGAGGTTCGTTCTGCTCTCCCTCGACGTGGAAGACATAGAAGCTGTTGTGCAGGAGTTCCAGGAATGCTTTTCC is a genomic window of Thermococcus celericrescens containing:
- a CDS encoding DUF58 domain-containing protein produces the protein MTTRSPLGTRYLWGLYGEELRIRAVPRVLREVSVIETRRKARISVPETSYSIRGPISTDFKEIRNYQTGDPMKLINWKATARMGEVLVNEFEREGKKTVLFIVDAREAMKIGKESESPYEHAMNLVASMAHRFLRQDYHVGLYLLGAGKFIPPATGPRQLHEIVRTMMSFERVQTGEERLDDAVERLRRILIQYTPLVVYVSNILEGTWAETRRGMLAVRAMGRGRTRPMVIDISVYPTLDPGTGTLMEMEKRTIMEDLEKTGAYVIRWLPGEEETGRIVTRLLGEIR
- a CDS encoding PH domain-containing protein; translated protein: MGNNLPKSVLRHLEPNEDVLFTVRKKISVEKPKWLIITNRRIIYLDEKILGRYEIKAIPYQKLEEVTVELGVISSEFLIKGEENIRLKLGWMNKEQARNTINAIKDALNAIAVEPVTIEVKKGLTHETWVLKKPKEFVSRVVSAGTTIQHHPATAEKDDPLEKLKKLKELYDMGVISAEEYEEKRKKLLEQI